In Helicobacter pylori, a single genomic region encodes these proteins:
- the yidD gene encoding membrane protein insertion efficiency factor YidD, giving the protein MRNNKTPFLSAIFTASIRGYQRFFSAFTPSSCRFYPTCSNYALWLLSFESPLSAVGKIAIRILSCNPFCSGGIAYPTTRLKRPSLLQSHKDFNRNFKTITFWLIPTKSRTTYYIIKV; this is encoded by the coding sequence ATGCGAAACAATAAAACGCCTTTTTTGAGCGCGATTTTTACGGCATCAATTAGGGGTTACCAACGCTTTTTTTCGGCTTTCACCCCTTCAAGCTGCCGGTTTTACCCCACTTGCTCCAACTACGCTCTGTGGTTGCTCTCTTTTGAAAGCCCTTTGAGCGCTGTGGGTAAAATCGCTATAAGGATACTCTCATGCAACCCTTTTTGCTCTGGCGGCATTGCTTACCCTACTACTCGCTTGAAACGCCCTAGTTTGCTCCAATCTCATAAAGATTTTAACCGCAATTTTAAAACCATCACTTTTTGGCTCATTCCCACAAAAAGCCGCACAACTTACTACATCATTAAGGTTTAA
- a CDS encoding rRNA pseudouridine synthase codes for MEGFSLRINQFLAHYTKHSRREAEKLVLEGRVKINHEHAKLASVVKENDKVFLDKRLIKPLKNKKFSVLVYHKPKGELVSKADPLKRRVIYESLEKKYAHFAPVGRLDFASEGVLLLSDSKAVVSALMHANLEKEYLIKIQGFITREMENAMQEGLKLENATKGAHQKTPIKSMEFAPFIGYEIIKNHAKYSKLRVIINEGKNRELRRFFAFFNAGVLDLRRVRYGFVNLNALPVGKVRFLNRQEYNELHAFMANAANVKGD; via the coding sequence GTGGAGGGATTTAGCTTGAGGATCAACCAGTTTTTAGCCCATTACACCAAGCACTCCAGAAGAGAAGCTGAAAAATTGGTTTTAGAAGGGCGGGTGAAAATCAACCATGAGCATGCCAAACTCGCTAGCGTGGTTAAAGAAAACGACAAGGTGTTTTTAGACAAACGACTCATTAAGCCCTTAAAAAACAAAAAATTCAGCGTGTTAGTCTATCACAAGCCAAAGGGCGAACTAGTGAGTAAGGCCGATCCCTTAAAACGGCGCGTGATTTATGAAAGCTTGGAGAAAAAATACGCCCATTTCGCGCCGGTGGGGCGTTTGGATTTTGCGAGCGAGGGGGTGCTACTCTTAAGCGATAGTAAAGCAGTGGTGAGCGCTTTAATGCATGCGAATTTAGAAAAAGAGTATCTCATTAAAATTCAAGGCTTTATTACAAGAGAGATGGAAAACGCCATGCAAGAGGGCTTGAAATTAGAAAACGCCACTAAGGGAGCGCACCAAAAAACCCCCATTAAAAGCATGGAATTTGCCCCCTTTATTGGTTATGAAATCATCAAAAACCATGCCAAATACTCCAAACTTAGAGTCATTATCAATGAGGGGAAAAACAGAGAATTGAGGCGTTTTTTTGCGTTTTTTAACGCTGGAGTGTTGGATTTAAGGCGCGTTCGTTATGGTTTTGTGAATTTGAATGCCTTGCCGGTAGGGAAAGTGCGTTTTCTGAACCGCCAAGAATACAATGAGTTGCATGCGTTTATGGCTAATGCGGCTAATGTTAAAGGGGATTAG
- the lpoB gene encoding penicillin-binding protein activator LpoB: MVLKTKLKIISSVILSTLLWVGCSSEMATYQNVNDATKNTTASINSTDLLLTANAMLDSMFSDPNFEQLKGKHLIEVSDVINDTTQPNLDMNLLTTEIARQLRLRSNGRFNITRASGGSGIAADNRMVKQREKERESEEYNQDTTVEKGTLKAADLSLSGKVSSIAASISSSRQRLDYDFTLSLTNRKTGEEVWSDVKPIVKNASNKRMF, from the coding sequence ATGGTATTGAAAACAAAATTAAAAATTATAAGCTCGGTGATTTTGAGTACTTTATTGTGGGTGGGTTGCTCAAGCGAAATGGCAACTTATCAAAATGTGAATGATGCCACTAAAAATACGACTGCAAGTATTAACAGCACGGATTTATTGCTAACCGCTAACGCGATGTTAGATTCCATGTTTAGCGACCCTAATTTTGAGCAACTCAAGGGCAAGCATTTGATTGAAGTTTCAGATGTGATTAACGACACCACGCAACCCAATTTGGACATGAATCTTTTGACGACCGAAATCGCGCGGCAGTTGCGGTTGCGATCTAATGGGAGGTTCAATATCACAAGGGCGAGTGGAGGGAGTGGTATTGCAGCAGATAACAGAATGGTGAAACAGCGCGAAAAAGAACGAGAGAGCGAAGAGTATAATCAAGACACCACTGTAGAAAAAGGCACTTTAAAAGCCGCCGATTTATCTTTAAGTGGTAAAGTATCCAGTATCGCAGCCTCTATTAGTAGTTCTAGGCAGCGCTTAGACTATGACTTCACCCTAAGCCTTACCAATAGGAAAACGGGTGAAGAGGTATGGAGCGATGTCAAGCCTATTGTGAAAAATGCTAGCAATAAGCGTATGTTTTAA
- the yidC gene encoding membrane protein insertase YidC, which translates to MDRNNNNNLRLILAIALSFLFIALYSYFFQKPNKTTTQTTKQETTNNHTTTSPNAPNAQHFSTTQTTPQENLLSTISFEHAKIEIDSLGRIKQVYLKDKKYLAPKQKGFLEHVGHLFSSKENAQPPLKELPLLAADKLKPLEVRFLDPTLNNKAFNTPYSASKTTLGPNEQLVLTQDLGALTIIKTLTFYDDLHYDLKIAFKSPNNLIPSYVITNGYRPVADLDSYTFSGVLLENNDKKIEKIEDKDAKEIKRFSNTLFLSSVDRYFTTLLFTKDPQGFEALIDSEIGTKNPLGFISLKNEADLHGYIGPKDYRSLKAISPMLTDAIEYGLITFFAKGVFVLLDYLYQFVGNWGWAIILLTIIVRIILYPLSYKGMVSMQKLKELAPKMKELQEKYKGEPQKLQAHMMQLYKKHGANPLGGCLPLILQIPVFFAIYRVLYNAVELKSSEWILWIHDLSIMDPYFILPLLMGASMYWHQSVTPNTMTDPMQAKIFKFLPLLFTLFLITFPAGLVLYWTTNNILSVLQQLIINKVLENKKRAHAQNKKEH; encoded by the coding sequence ATGGATAGAAACAACAATAATAATCTCCGCTTGATTTTAGCGATCGCTCTGTCTTTCTTGTTTATCGCTCTTTATAGCTATTTTTTCCAAAAACCAAACAAAACAACAACCCAAACCACAAAGCAAGAAACAACCAACAACCACACAACAACAAGTCCTAACGCGCCCAACGCCCAACATTTTAGCACTACTCAAACAACCCCACAAGAGAATTTGTTAAGCACGATTTCTTTTGAGCATGCCAAAATTGAAATTGATTCTTTAGGGCGCATCAAACAGGTTTATCTCAAGGATAAAAAGTATCTAGCCCCTAAACAAAAGGGCTTTTTAGAGCATGTGGGCCATCTTTTTAGCTCCAAAGAAAACGCGCAACCCCCCCTAAAAGAGCTCCCCCTCTTAGCAGCCGATAAACTCAAGCCTTTAGAAGTGCGTTTTTTAGACCCCACGCTCAATAACAAAGCGTTCAACACCCCTTATAGCGCTTCAAAAACCACTCTTGGGCCTAATGAACAGCTTGTTTTAACCCAAGATTTAGGCGCTCTTACTATCATTAAAACCCTGACTTTCTATGATGATTTGCATTATGATTTAAAAATCGCATTCAAATCGCCCAATAACCTTATCCCTAGCTATGTGATCACCAATGGTTACAGGCCGGTGGCTGATTTGGACAGCTACACCTTTTCAGGCGTGCTTTTAGAAAATAACGACAAAAAAATTGAAAAAATTGAAGATAAAGACGCTAAAGAGATCAAACGCTTTTCTAACACCCTCTTTTTATCCAGCGTGGATAGGTATTTCACCACCTTGCTTTTCACTAAAGATCCTCAAGGTTTTGAAGCCTTAATCGATTCAGAAATCGGCACTAAAAACCCCTTAGGGTTCATTTCCCTTAAAAATGAAGCGGATTTGCATGGCTATATTGGCCCTAAAGATTACCGCTCTTTGAAAGCGATTTCACCCATGCTCACAGATGCGATAGAGTATGGCTTGATCACTTTCTTTGCTAAAGGCGTGTTTGTTTTACTGGATTATTTGTATCAATTTGTGGGCAATTGGGGTTGGGCTATCATTCTTTTAACGATTATCGTGCGCATCATCCTTTATCCTTTAAGCTATAAGGGCATGGTGAGCATGCAAAAGCTCAAAGAATTAGCCCCTAAAATGAAAGAACTCCAAGAAAAATACAAGGGCGAACCCCAAAAATTGCAAGCCCACATGATGCAGCTTTACAAAAAACATGGGGCCAACCCGCTAGGGGGTTGTCTGCCCTTAATCTTACAAATCCCGGTGTTTTTTGCGATTTATAGGGTGCTTTATAACGCTGTGGAATTGAAAAGCTCAGAGTGGATCTTATGGATTCATGACTTATCCATCATGGATCCGTATTTTATTTTACCGCTTCTTATGGGAGCGTCTATGTATTGGCACCAAAGCGTTACGCCAAACACCATGACCGATCCCATGCAAGCGAAGATTTTTAAATTCTTGCCCCTATTGTTCACGCTTTTTTTAATCACTTTCCCTGCAGGGTTAGTCTTGTATTGGACCACGAACAACATCCTTTCGGTGTTGCAACAACTCATCATCAATAAAGTCTTAGAGAATAAAAAACGAGCCCATGCGCAAAACAAAAAGGAACATTGA
- a CDS encoding thioredoxin: MLEVINGKNYAEKTAHQAVVVNVGASWCPDCRKIEPIMENLAKTYKGKVEFFKVSFDESQDLKESLGIRKIPTLIFYKNGKEVGERLVEPGSSKPIEDAIKTLL; this comes from the coding sequence ATGTTAGAAGTGATTAATGGGAAGAATTACGCAGAAAAAACCGCTCATCAAGCGGTAGTGGTCAATGTTGGGGCGAGTTGGTGTCCAGATTGTAGGAAGATTGAGCCGATTATGGAAAATTTAGCCAAAACTTACAAAGGCAAGGTGGAATTTTTTAAGGTTTCTTTTGATGAGAGCCAGGATTTAAAAGAGAGCTTAGGCATTCGCAAGATCCCCACTTTGATTTTTTACAAAAACGGGAAAGAAGTGGGTGAAAGGCTTGTAGAGCCCGGATCTTCAAAGCCGATTGAAGATGCGATTAAAACGCTCTTATAA
- the mnmE gene encoding tRNA uridine-5-carboxymethylaminomethyl(34) synthesis GTPase MnmE: protein MKNTSSSTTLTMNDTIAAIATPLGKGAISIIKISGHNALNVLKQLTQKQDFTPRYAYVCDIFSNGVLLDKALVIYFKAPYSFTGEDVCEIQCHGSPLLAQNILQACLNLGARLAKAGEFSKKAFLNHKMDLSEIEASVQLILCEDESVLNALARQLKGELKIFIEEARNNLLKLLASSEVLIDYSEEDIPSDFLKEVSFNLEKQIASFKDLLDFSNTQKQRNKGHALSIVGKPNAGKSSLLNAMLLEERALVSDIKGTTRDTIEEVIELQGHKVRLIDTAGIRESADKIERLGIEKSLKSLENCDIILGVFDLSKPLEKEDFTIIDALNRAKKPCIVVLNKNDLAPKLELEILKSYLKIPYSILETNTLNSKACLKDLSQKISGFFPKLDTQNKLLLTSLAQTTALENAITELQNAKSHLDTLELFSYHILSAIENLNLLTRPYETSQMLDSMFSEFCLGK from the coding sequence ATGAAAAATACATCGTCATCAACGACTTTAACAATGAATGACACCATCGCCGCTATCGCTACCCCTTTAGGCAAGGGAGCGATTAGCATCATTAAAATCAGCGGCCATAACGCTCTAAACGTCCTCAAACAACTCACCCAAAAACAAGACTTCACCCCCAGATACGCTTACGTGTGCGATATTTTTTCTAATGGCGTTTTATTAGACAAAGCGTTAGTGATTTATTTCAAAGCCCCTTATAGTTTCACCGGCGAAGATGTGTGCGAAATCCAATGCCATGGAAGCCCCCTTTTAGCGCAAAATATCCTTCAAGCTTGCTTGAATTTAGGGGCTAGGCTCGCTAAAGCGGGGGAATTCAGTAAAAAAGCCTTTTTAAACCATAAAATGGATTTGAGCGAGATTGAAGCGAGCGTTCAACTCATCCTTTGTGAAGATGAAAGCGTTTTAAACGCTCTAGCCAGGCAGCTTAAGGGCGAGTTAAAAATCTTTATTGAAGAGGCCAGGAATAATCTTTTAAAGCTTTTGGCGAGCTCAGAAGTTTTGATTGATTATAGCGAAGAAGACATTCCTAGCGATTTTTTAAAGGAAGTGTCTTTTAATTTAGAAAAACAAATCGCCTCTTTTAAGGATTTGTTAGATTTTTCTAATACGCAAAAACAAAGGAATAAGGGGCATGCTTTAAGCATTGTTGGCAAACCCAATGCCGGCAAAAGTTCTTTATTAAACGCCATGCTGTTAGAAGAAAGGGCTTTAGTGAGCGATATTAAAGGCACAACAAGAGACACCATAGAAGAAGTCATTGAATTACAAGGGCATAAGGTGCGCTTGATTGACACGGCCGGTATTAGAGAGAGCGCGGATAAAATAGAGCGTTTAGGGATTGAAAAAAGCCTTAAAAGTTTAGAAAATTGCGACATTATTTTAGGCGTGTTCGATCTTTCTAAACCCCTAGAAAAAGAAGATTTTACTATCATTGACGCCCTTAATCGCGCTAAAAAGCCTTGCATTGTTGTTTTGAATAAAAACGATCTAGCCCCTAAACTAGAGCTTGAAATCTTAAAATCTTATCTTAAAATCCCTTATTCTATCCTAGAAACTAACACCCTAAATTCCAAGGCTTGTTTGAAAGATTTGAGCCAAAAAATCAGTGGGTTTTTCCCCAAACTAGACACCCAAAACAAGCTCTTGCTCACTTCCCTAGCCCAAACAACCGCCCTAGAAAACGCCATTACTGAATTGCAAAACGCTAAAAGCCATTTAGACACTTTGGAGCTTTTTTCTTATCATATTTTAAGCGCGATAGAAAACTTGAACTTGCTCACCCGCCCTTATGAAACCAGCCAAATGCTTGATAGCATGTTCAGCGAATTTTGCTTGGGCAAATGA
- a CDS encoding protein jag — protein MQNPIEIKAKTLEEALIQASIALNCPIINLQYEVIQTPSKGFLSIGKKEAIILASVKESVKEVKEESVKEIDTKGIHQSAEEKKQNLETETPQEERITPKPPKKNLKEESHNGDKLHEIKQELKDLFSHLPYKINKVEVSLYEPGVLLIDIDGEDSALLIGEKGYRYKALSYLLFNWIHPAYGYSIRLEISTFLQNQEKVMETQLQSVIMTVHEVGKGQMKAPDGVLTYIALKKLRKAFPNKYVSIKTNLNDEKYIVINDFNNE, from the coding sequence ATGCAAAATCCTATTGAAATCAAAGCCAAAACCTTAGAAGAGGCTCTCATTCAAGCTTCTATCGCCTTGAATTGCCCCATCATTAATTTGCAATATGAAGTCATTCAAACGCCATCTAAAGGGTTTTTAAGCATCGGTAAAAAAGAAGCCATTATTTTAGCGAGCGTTAAAGAAAGCGTTAAAGAGGTTAAAGAAGAAAGCGTTAAAGAAATTGACACGAAAGGAATCCATCAAAGCGCAGAAGAAAAAAAACAAAACTTAGAAACAGAAACGCCGCAAGAAGAAAGAATCACCCCTAAACCCCCTAAAAAAAACCTTAAAGAAGAATCTCATAATGGAGACAAACTCCATGAAATTAAGCAAGAATTGAAAGACTTATTCTCCCACTTGCCCTATAAAATCAACAAAGTGGAAGTCAGTCTTTATGAACCGGGGGTTTTATTGATCGATATTGATGGCGAAGACTCCGCTCTTTTGATTGGCGAAAAGGGTTATCGCTACAAAGCCCTTTCTTACTTGCTTTTTAACTGGATCCACCCTGCTTATGGCTATAGCATCCGCTTAGAAATCTCCACTTTTTTACAAAACCAAGAAAAGGTTATGGAAACGCAACTCCAAAGCGTGATCATGACCGTGCATGAAGTGGGTAAGGGGCAGATGAAAGCCCCTGATGGCGTTTTAACCTATATCGCTTTAAAGAAATTACGAAAAGCGTTCCCTAATAAATATGTTTCCATTAAAACCAATTTAAACGATGAAAAATACATCGTCATCAACGACTTTAACAATGAATGA
- a CDS encoding outer membrane beta-barrel protein, with amino-acid sequence MLKLASKTICLSLIGSFTAVEAFQKHQKDGFFIEAGFETGLLQGTQTQEQTIATTQEKPKPKPKPKPKPITPQSTYGKYYISQSTILKNATELFAEDNITNLTFYSLTPVYVTAYNQESAEEAGYGDSSLIMIQNFLPYNLNNIELSYTDNQGNVVSLGVIETIPKQSQIILPASLFNDPQLNADGFQQLQTATTKFSDSSTQNLFDKLSRVTTNLQMTYINYNQFSSGNGSGSKPPCPPYENQENCTAKVPSFTSQDAKNLTNLMLNMMAVFDSKSWEDAVKNAPFQFSDNNLSKPCYSDYSTCVNPYNDGLVDPKLIAKNKGDEYNIENGQTGSVILTPQDVIYSYRVTNNLYVNLLPPRGGDLGLGSQYGGPNGPGDDGTNFGALGILSPFLDPEILFGKELNKVAIMQLRDIIHEYGHTLGYTHNGNMTYQRVRMCEENNGPEERCKGGKIEQVNGQEVQVFDNGKEVRDTDGSTYDVCSRFGGQNQSAFPSSYPNSIYTDCSQVPAGLIGVTSTVWQQLIDQNALPVDYTNLSSQTNYLNASLNTQDFATTMLSAISQSLSSSKSSATTYRTSKTSRPFGAPLLGVNLKMGYQKYFNDYLGLSSYGIIKYNYAQANNEKIQQLSYGVGMDVLFDFITNYTNEKNPKNNLTKRVFTSSLGVFGGLRGLYNSYYLLNQYKGSGNLNVTGGLNYRYKHSKYSIGISVPLVQLKSRVVSSDGTTTNSITLNEGGSHFKVFFNYGWIF; translated from the coding sequence ATGTTAAAACTCGCTAGCAAAACGATTTGTTTGTCCCTAATCGGATCATTCACCGCTGTAGAAGCCTTTCAAAAACACCAAAAAGACGGCTTTTTTATAGAAGCCGGCTTTGAAACCGGGCTATTACAAGGCACACAAACCCAAGAACAAACCATAGCCACCACTCAAGAAAAACCCAAACCCAAACCAAAGCCAAAGCCCAAACCCATTACCCCTCAAAGCACCTATGGGAAATACTACATCTCCCAAAGCACCATTTTAAAGAATGCGACTGAGTTGTTTGCAGAGGACAATATCACCAACTTAACCTTTTATTCTTTAACCCCTGTGTATGTAACCGCTTATAACCAAGAAAGCGCTGAAGAAGCAGGCTATGGTGATAGCAGCTTGATTATGATACAAAACTTCTTGCCTTATAATTTAAACAACATTGAGCTGAGTTATACAGACAATCAAGGCAATGTAGTCAGTTTGGGCGTGATAGAGACTATCCCTAAACAATCTCAAATCATTCTGCCCGCAAGCTTGTTTAACGATCCGCAACTTAACGCTGATGGCTTCCAACAGCTCCAAACTGCCACCACAAAATTTTCTGATTCCAGCACGCAGAATCTGTTTGATAAGCTCAGTAGGGTTACAACCAATCTTCAAATGACTTATATCAATTACAACCAATTTTCTAGCGGTAACGGCAGTGGTTCTAAACCCCCATGCCCTCCATATGAAAATCAAGAAAACTGCACGGCTAAAGTGCCGTCTTTCACCTCTCAAGACGCTAAAAATTTGACCAATTTAATGCTGAACATGATGGCGGTGTTTGATTCTAAATCTTGGGAAGATGCCGTTAAAAACGCTCCCTTTCAGTTTAGCGACAACAACCTGTCAAAACCATGTTATTCTGATTATTCTACATGCGTGAATCCTTACAACGATGGGCTTGTTGATCCTAAATTGATCGCTAAAAATAAAGGAGATGAATACAATATAGAAAACGGGCAAACAGGATCAGTGATATTAACGCCGCAAGACGTTATCTATAGCTATAGAGTTACGAATAATCTTTATGTGAATCTCTTGCCCCCAAGAGGAGGGGATTTAGGGTTAGGGTCTCAATATGGCGGCCCGAATGGCCCAGGCGATGATGGCACCAATTTTGGCGCTTTAGGGATATTGTCTCCTTTCTTAGACCCTGAAATACTCTTTGGCAAAGAATTGAATAAAGTCGCCATCATGCAATTAAGAGACATTATCCATGAATACGGCCATACTTTAGGCTATACGCATAACGGAAACATGACTTATCAAAGGGTGCGCATGTGTGAAGAAAACAATGGGCCAGAAGAGCGCTGTAAGGGCGGGAAGATAGAGCAAGTGAATGGACAAGAAGTGCAAGTGTTTGACAACGGGAAAGAAGTGCGAGATACCGATGGCTCTACCTATGATGTGTGTTCTCGTTTTGGCGGCCAAAATCAGTCCGCTTTCCCTAGCAGTTACCCCAATTCCATTTATACTGATTGCTCTCAAGTCCCCGCCGGGCTTATAGGCGTTACTAGCACTGTTTGGCAACAACTCATTGATCAAAACGCCCTACCGGTGGATTACACTAACTTGAGCAGCCAAACCAACTATTTAAACGCTAGTTTGAACACGCAAGATTTTGCGACCACTATGCTTAGCGCGATCAGTCAAAGCCTTTCATCTTCTAAATCTAGCGCCACCACCTATCGCACTTCAAAAACCTCACGACCCTTTGGAGCCCCCCTATTAGGCGTTAATCTTAAAATGGGCTATCAAAAATACTTTAATGATTACTTAGGGTTGTCTTCTTATGGCATTATCAAATACAACTACGCTCAAGCCAATAACGAAAAAATCCAACAATTAAGCTATGGCGTGGGAATGGATGTGTTGTTTGATTTTATCACCAATTACACCAACGAAAAGAACCCTAAAAACAATCTAACTAAGAGGGTTTTCACTTCCTCTCTTGGGGTGTTTGGGGGGTTAAGGGGCTTATACAACAGCTATTATTTGTTGAATCAATACAAAGGGAGCGGTAATTTAAATGTGACCGGTGGGTTGAATTACCGCTACAAGCATTCTAAATATTCTATAGGCATTAGCGTTCCTTTGGTTCAGTTGAAATCTAGAGTCGTTTCTAGCGATGGCACAACTACCAATTCTATCACCTTGAATGAAGGGGGCAGCCATTTTAAAGTGTTTTTCAACTATGGGTGGATTTTCTAG